The Haloarchaeobius litoreus DNA window AATACAGACCAACCGTACAGTTCCACCGCGCTGAGGGTAACATACATCCCGCTGACCGACGTACGCGGGGACGATGGGGCCGGATGAACGGACGATGGGGCCGGACGAACTGGCGTCGTACGTGGAGCGTGCCGGGAGCGCGGCCTCGGCGTCGGCCGAGCTGGGGCGGCGCAACACCCAGCTCCGACTCGTCGAGCCCTTCCTCGAGTGCCTCGGCTGGGACGTTCGCTCGCCCGCGGTCGAGGCGGCGTTCGCCGTCGACGACGCCGACGCAGTCGTCGACTACGCGCTGCTCGTCGAGGGTGTACCGGCGGTGTTCGTCGACACGATCGCCTGCGAGTCGTCGCTCGGGTCCGCGGACGGTGAGGCGTTGCTGTCCGCGATGGATACGGCCGGCGTCGAGTGGGGTATCCTGACCAACGGGCGTCGGTTCGCCTTCGTCGCCCGCCGGGAGGACGGCGAGGACGGGTTCACGTGCTCGCTGGCCGAGCTACCGTCACACGCCGACGACCTCGAGCGGTTCACGCCCGAGCGAGCCGGTGGGTACGTGCGGGGACGCGAACGCCGGCTGGCCGCCGCGGAAGTAATCGACGGCCAGCGGGACGCGCTCGGCGACGCTATCGTCGGTGAACTCCGCTCGCTGGCGGGTGACGACGCGGACGCCGTGCCCGCCGCGGAGCTCAGGACGGTCACGGACTCGTTCGTCGACGAGGTCCTCGCGACCGTCGCTCCGGATGAGTTTCGGAACGAGGCCGCCGGGGGTGGCGGCGAGGGAACCGACGAACCGGCATCGAACACACCCTCGCCTGAGTCGGTCACCGCCAGTACCGCCACACAGTCGACCCGGGACGAGCCGGCGAGCACGTCTCACCGGACCGACACCGGCGGAGCGGACGCAGACGGGTCGGACGGTGACGCAGAGGACATCGACAGCCACGATGTCGACGGGGCGACCCACGCCCCGATGACCGACGACGGGGAGTACGTCGCCCGGCTGTTCACGGACCGGACCTCCATCGGGGCCGTCGGCGGCTCCTCGGTCGCCGGGACGATGAAGGAGGCTGCCGACTACCTGCTCGAACAGCACCACCTCGATGTCGGACTGTCGCTCCCGTACGTCCCGGACGACGGCGGTCAGGCGGTCCTGAACCGGGTCCCGCGTCACCCGAGCGGCGAGGCGATGGACGAGTACGTCCAGCTCGATGCCGGGGTGTACCTCTGGACCGCGGGGTCGCTGGACGAGCGTCGCGACCGTATCGAGACGCTCGCCCGGGAGGCCGGCCTGCGCGTGATGTTCCAGGGCGACTGGAAGCAACGCTGAGTCGCAGCCGGAGAAAGCGGTAGGATCGTCACGGAGGCGACGCGGTTTTGCCCGGTCGATTCTAACCGGCCCCCATGCACATGCTCGTCGACGGGGAGTGGCGGACCGACGCGTACGAGAGCACCACCGAGGACGGCGAGTTCGACCGTCAGGAGACGACGTTCCGTGACTGGATCCGTGACGAATCCGGCGCGGAGTTCCGTCCCGAGGCGGGCCGCTACCATCTCTACCAGTCCCGGGCCTGTCCGTGGGCGCACCGGGCCGTCGTCGTGCGCCGACTGCTCGGACTGGAGGACGTCGTCAGTATGGACGTGGTCGACCCGTACCGCGAGACACACGGCTGGCAGTTCACCCCCACGAAGGACGGCTGCACCGCCGACACCGTCAACGGGGCGGACTACCTCCACGAGGTGTACACGGCGGCGGACCCGTCGTTCACCGGGCGGGTCACGGTCCCGGTCCTCTGGGACCGCGAGACGGGGACCATCGTCAACAACGAGTCCGAGGAGATAATCAAGATGCTCGCCGACGCCTTCGGCGAGTACGGCCGGTACGACGTCGACCTCTACCCGGCGGAGTTGCGTGACGAGATCGACCAGGTCATCGACGACATCTACGACCCGATCAACAACGGCGTGTACCGGGCCGGGTTCGCCGAGGCGCAGTCAGCCCACGAGGACGCGGTCGTGGAGCTGTTCGACGCGCTGGAACACTGGGACGAGGTGCTCGCAGACCAGCGGTATCTGGTCGGCGAGCAGCCCACCCTCGCGGACGTCTGTCTGTTCACCACACTGGTCAGGTTCGACGAGGTGTACCACACGCACTTCAAGTGCAACGTCGGTCGACTCGTCGACTACGGGAACCTCTGGGGACACACCCGGGACATGTACCAGCTTCCCGGCGTCGCCGAGTCGGTGAACATGGACCACATCAAGGAGCACTACTACACCACCCACACCGACCTCAACCCGGGACGGATCGTCCCGGTCGGGCCGGACCCGGCGTTCGACGCCCCCCACGACAGGGACGACCTCCCGGGTGACCCGCCGCCGGCGCTGCGCGAGTGAGGGCGAACAGAAGGGGTAACAAACCCGTCATGTAGTCCTGGAGACAGCTGTATTTTCACCCGCAAGTGGGTTGGATTAGCGCGACATCTGTTAGTTCATCGCTGGGTAGGCTCGAATGAAGTCCAAATTTGTATTAATAGCTTTTGGCCGACGTATTCCGAAGGTCCGTCACTGATGCGTCTTTCACCACAAAAGATGTGAAAACAAATGGCTCGTTCCAGGC harbors:
- a CDS encoding glutathione S-transferase family protein, with amino-acid sequence MHMLVDGEWRTDAYESTTEDGEFDRQETTFRDWIRDESGAEFRPEAGRYHLYQSRACPWAHRAVVVRRLLGLEDVVSMDVVDPYRETHGWQFTPTKDGCTADTVNGADYLHEVYTAADPSFTGRVTVPVLWDRETGTIVNNESEEIIKMLADAFGEYGRYDVDLYPAELRDEIDQVIDDIYDPINNGVYRAGFAEAQSAHEDAVVELFDALEHWDEVLADQRYLVGEQPTLADVCLFTTLVRFDEVYHTHFKCNVGRLVDYGNLWGHTRDMYQLPGVAESVNMDHIKEHYYTTHTDLNPGRIVPVGPDPAFDAPHDRDDLPGDPPPALRE